Proteins found in one Promicromonospora sukumoe genomic segment:
- a CDS encoding carbonic anhydrase, with protein sequence MSTTETTAPLSPTEAWTRLREGNERFVADVPAHPSQNADRRRELQAAQHPHTVIFGCSDSRVAAEIIFDQGLGDVFVVRTAGHVVDTTVVGSIEYGVEVLGASLVVVLGHDSCGAVAAAAHTLATGEQPPGFVRAVVDRVIPSIASITSGDPALAMAALADQDVLRREHVKHTVGMLHGYSAALAKAVEEGRCAVVGLEYDLAEGSARMVDVIGEVGERP encoded by the coding sequence GTGAGCACGACCGAGACCACCGCACCGCTCAGCCCCACCGAGGCCTGGACGAGGCTGCGGGAGGGCAACGAGCGGTTCGTCGCCGACGTGCCCGCGCACCCGTCGCAGAACGCCGACCGGCGGCGCGAGCTGCAGGCCGCGCAGCACCCGCACACGGTGATCTTCGGCTGCTCGGACTCCCGTGTGGCCGCGGAGATCATCTTCGACCAGGGCCTGGGCGACGTGTTCGTGGTCCGCACCGCGGGCCACGTCGTGGACACCACCGTGGTCGGCTCGATCGAGTACGGCGTCGAGGTGCTCGGCGCGTCGCTCGTGGTGGTCCTGGGGCACGACTCCTGCGGGGCGGTCGCCGCCGCCGCGCACACCCTGGCCACGGGCGAGCAGCCGCCGGGCTTCGTGCGCGCCGTCGTGGACCGCGTGATCCCGTCGATCGCGAGCATCACCTCGGGCGACCCGGCCCTGGCCATGGCCGCGCTGGCGGACCAGGACGTGCTGCGCCGTGAGCACGTGAAGCACACGGTCGGGATGCTGCACGGGTACTCGGCCGCGCTGGCCAAGGCGGTCGAGGAGGGCCGGTGCGCCGTCGTCGGGCTGGAGTACGACCTGGCCGAGGGCAGCGCGCGCATGGTCGACGTGATCGGCGAGGTCGGCGAGCGGCCCTGA
- a CDS encoding class I SAM-dependent DNA methyltransferase, translated as MTTPDPIFVDPRLARLYDAFDDDRGDLDLYAGLAERLGARTVVDVGCGTGVLALLLAGRGLEVTGVDPAAASLEVARRKPGADAVTWVEGGADAVAGLGLAADLATMTGNVAQVFTGDDDWARALAAVHDALRPGGVLVFETRVPARQAWLSWTREHRSASRTIPGVGEVESWSDLLEVDLPLVTFQSSYRFPPGLLPDGDVVTSVSTLRFRERDEVEASLADAGFTVEEVLDAPDRPGLEWVFVARRA; from the coding sequence ATGACCACACCCGACCCGATCTTCGTGGACCCCCGCCTCGCGCGCCTCTACGACGCCTTCGACGACGACCGCGGCGACCTCGACCTGTACGCCGGCCTCGCCGAGCGGCTGGGCGCCCGCACCGTGGTCGACGTCGGCTGCGGCACCGGGGTGCTCGCCCTGCTGCTGGCCGGTCGCGGACTGGAGGTGACCGGCGTCGACCCCGCCGCCGCCTCCCTGGAGGTGGCCCGCCGAAAACCCGGCGCCGACGCCGTCACCTGGGTCGAGGGCGGGGCCGACGCCGTCGCCGGGCTGGGCCTCGCCGCCGACCTCGCCACCATGACCGGCAACGTCGCCCAGGTCTTCACCGGCGACGACGACTGGGCGCGGGCGCTCGCGGCGGTCCACGACGCGCTCCGGCCGGGCGGCGTGCTCGTCTTCGAGACCCGCGTCCCGGCCCGGCAGGCCTGGCTCTCCTGGACGCGCGAGCACCGGTCGGCCAGCCGCACCATCCCCGGCGTCGGCGAGGTCGAGTCGTGGAGCGACCTCCTCGAGGTCGACCTCCCGCTGGTCACCTTCCAGAGCTCCTACCGCTTCCCGCCCGGCCTCCTGCCCGACGGCGACGTGGTCACCTCGGTCTCGACGCTGCGGTTCCGGGAGCGCGACGAGGTGGAGGCGTCGCTGGCCGACGCCGGGTTCACGGTCGAGGAGGTGCTGGACGCGCCGGACCGGCCGGGTCTGGAGTGGGTGTTCGTGGCCCGGCGGGCGTGA
- a CDS encoding 4-hydroxy-3-methylbut-2-enyl diphosphate reductase encodes MSVTSPERPARTKTKRVLLAAPRGYCAGVDRAVVAVEKALETYGAPVYVRKEIVHNKHVVETLRERGAIFVNETDEVPEGSRLVFSAHGVSPAVRASAVARSLDTIDATCPLVTKVHKEAVRFAKDDYDILLIGHTGHEEVEGTAGEAPEHVQIVNSPDEVDQVVVRDPDKVVWISQTTLSVDETMETVRRLREKFPSLQDPPSDDICYATQNRQVAVKKLAPECDLVIVVGSANSSNSVRLVEVALQAGATASYRVDRKVEIKDEWLEGVTTVGVTSGASVPEILVQDVITHLAEHGFGTVDEVRTATEDLMFSLPRELRAGLKAAGEEPKRPRREARKELPQA; translated from the coding sequence GTGAGTGTCACGAGCCCTGAGCGCCCTGCCCGGACCAAGACCAAGCGCGTCCTGCTGGCTGCACCCCGCGGATACTGCGCCGGTGTGGACCGTGCGGTGGTCGCCGTCGAGAAGGCACTGGAGACCTACGGCGCACCCGTGTACGTGCGCAAGGAGATCGTCCACAACAAGCACGTGGTGGAGACGCTGCGCGAACGCGGCGCCATCTTCGTCAACGAGACCGACGAGGTGCCCGAGGGCAGCCGGCTCGTGTTCTCGGCGCACGGTGTGTCGCCCGCTGTCCGGGCCTCGGCTGTCGCGCGGAGCCTCGACACGATCGACGCGACCTGCCCCCTGGTCACCAAGGTGCACAAGGAGGCCGTGCGGTTCGCCAAGGACGACTACGACATCCTGCTGATCGGGCACACCGGTCACGAGGAGGTCGAGGGCACCGCCGGCGAGGCCCCCGAGCACGTGCAGATCGTGAACTCGCCCGACGAGGTGGACCAGGTCGTCGTGCGCGACCCCGACAAGGTCGTGTGGATCTCGCAGACCACGCTCTCGGTCGACGAGACCATGGAGACCGTCCGCCGGCTGCGGGAGAAGTTCCCGTCCCTGCAGGACCCGCCCAGCGACGACATCTGCTACGCCACGCAGAACCGCCAGGTCGCGGTGAAGAAGCTGGCCCCCGAGTGCGACCTGGTCATCGTGGTCGGCTCCGCCAACTCGTCCAACTCCGTGCGGCTCGTCGAGGTGGCGCTGCAGGCCGGCGCCACGGCGTCGTACCGCGTGGACCGCAAGGTCGAGATCAAGGACGAGTGGCTCGAGGGCGTCACCACGGTCGGCGTGACCTCGGGTGCCTCCGTGCCCGAGATCCTGGTGCAGGACGTCATCACGCACCTCGCCGAGCACGGCTTCGGCACCGTCGACGAGGTGCGGACCGCGACCGAGGACCTCATGTTCTCGCTGCCGCGCGAGCTGCGCGCCGGGCTCAAGGCCGCGGGCGAGGAGCCCAAGCGCCCGCGCCGCGAGGCCCGCAAGGAGCTCCCGCAGGCCTGA
- a CDS encoding ABC-F family ATP-binding cassette domain-containing protein: MGHLEVAHAEYHLPDGRTLLGDVSFRVGEGSATAIVGPNGAGKTTLLRLITGELEPHGGSVVVSGGLGVMRQFVGSVRDETTVRDLLVSVSDARLQQAARAVDEAEHAMLTVDDEDAQMAYAQALSDWAEVRGYEAETLWDVCTMAALGVPYDRAQFREVRTMSGGEQKRLVLEALLRGTDEVLLLDEPDNYLDVPGKRWLEEQLKTTRKTVLFVSHDRELLSTVADRIVSLEPGPAGADAWVHGGGFATFHDARRERFARFEELRRRWDEKHAQLKKLVLTLRNQAASSPDMASRYRAAQTRLKKFEEVGPPPEPPREQDITMHLRGGRTGLRAVTCEGLELTGLMKPFDLEIFYGERVAVLGSNGSGKSHFLRLLAGGDVAHSGSWKLGARVVAGHFAQTHAHPELFGRALLDILWEDHAQDKGKAMARLRRYELTVAAERPFDRLSGGQQARFQILLLELAGSTALLLDEPTDNLDLESAEALQEGLESFDGTVLAVTHDRWFARSFDRYLVFGSDGIVRETPEPVWDERRVERER; the protein is encoded by the coding sequence ATGGGCCATCTTGAAGTCGCGCACGCCGAGTACCACCTGCCGGACGGCCGGACCCTGCTGGGGGACGTCTCGTTCCGCGTGGGCGAGGGCAGCGCGACGGCGATCGTCGGCCCCAACGGCGCGGGCAAGACCACGCTGCTGCGCTTGATCACGGGCGAGCTGGAGCCGCACGGCGGGTCCGTCGTCGTCAGCGGCGGGCTCGGCGTCATGCGCCAGTTCGTGGGGTCGGTGCGCGACGAGACCACCGTGCGCGACCTGCTGGTCTCCGTGTCCGACGCCCGCCTGCAGCAGGCGGCGCGCGCCGTCGACGAGGCCGAGCACGCGATGCTCACCGTCGACGACGAGGACGCGCAGATGGCGTACGCCCAGGCGCTGTCGGACTGGGCCGAGGTGCGCGGCTACGAGGCAGAGACCCTGTGGGACGTCTGCACCATGGCCGCGCTCGGCGTGCCCTACGACCGGGCGCAGTTCCGCGAGGTGCGGACCATGTCGGGCGGTGAGCAGAAGCGGCTCGTGCTGGAGGCGCTGCTGCGCGGCACCGACGAGGTGCTGCTGCTCGACGAGCCGGACAACTACCTGGACGTGCCGGGCAAGCGCTGGCTGGAGGAGCAGCTCAAGACGACCCGCAAGACCGTGCTGTTCGTGTCGCACGACCGCGAGCTGCTCTCCACGGTGGCCGACCGCATCGTGTCGCTGGAGCCGGGCCCCGCAGGCGCCGACGCCTGGGTGCACGGCGGCGGGTTCGCCACGTTCCACGACGCGCGGCGCGAGCGGTTCGCGCGGTTCGAGGAGCTGCGCCGACGCTGGGACGAGAAGCACGCGCAGCTCAAGAAGCTCGTGCTGACCCTGCGCAACCAGGCCGCGAGCAGCCCCGACATGGCGTCGCGCTACCGGGCCGCGCAGACCCGGCTCAAGAAGTTCGAGGAGGTCGGCCCGCCGCCCGAGCCGCCGCGCGAGCAGGACATCACGATGCACCTGCGCGGCGGGCGCACCGGCCTGCGGGCCGTGACCTGCGAGGGGCTGGAGCTCACGGGGCTCATGAAGCCGTTCGACCTGGAGATCTTCTACGGCGAGCGGGTCGCGGTGCTGGGCTCGAACGGGTCGGGCAAGTCGCACTTCCTGCGCCTGCTCGCGGGCGGCGACGTCGCGCACTCGGGCTCGTGGAAGCTCGGCGCCCGGGTGGTCGCGGGGCACTTCGCGCAGACCCACGCGCACCCCGAGCTGTTCGGCCGCGCGCTGCTCGACATCCTGTGGGAGGACCACGCGCAGGACAAGGGCAAGGCGATGGCCCGCCTGCGGCGCTACGAGCTCACCGTGGCGGCCGAGCGGCCGTTCGACCGGCTGTCCGGCGGTCAGCAGGCGCGGTTCCAGATCCTGCTGCTGGAGCTCGCGGGCTCGACGGCGCTGCTGCTCGACGAGCCCACCGACAACCTCGACCTCGAGTCGGCCGAGGCGCTGCAGGAGGGCCTGGAGTCGTTCGACGGGACCGTGCTGGCCGTGACGCACGACCGCTGGTTCGCGCGGTCGTTCGACCGGTACCTGGTCTTCGGCTCCGACGGCATCGTGCGCGAGACGCCCGAGCCCGTCTGGGACGAGCGCCGGGTCGAGCGGGAGCGCTAG
- a CDS encoding carbohydrate kinase family protein: MSEHILAVGEALVDGVHRPDGTSAEHPGGSVANVALTLGRLGREVRLATWLGADARGDLVRGWLAESQVVPVEGSNGAERTSTAVATLDESGSATYEFDLTWQVPPATAAGEETLAVHAGSIAAILEPGATQVRQVLDAARATSTTTYDPNARPAIMGAPDDVRPRVEALVELSDVVKVSDEDLAWLYPGTDPVAVARDWQRGTPALVVVTFGGKGAVAVSDAGEVEAVAPRVEVVDTVGAGDSFMGALIDGLWEHGLLGAARRDALNAVDADTVRQLLERCVAVAAITVSRAGANPPRRQEVGL, from the coding sequence GTGAGCGAGCACATCCTCGCCGTGGGCGAGGCCCTAGTGGACGGGGTGCACCGTCCCGACGGCACCTCCGCCGAACACCCCGGAGGCAGCGTCGCCAACGTCGCGCTGACGTTGGGCCGCCTGGGCCGTGAGGTGCGGCTCGCCACGTGGCTCGGGGCCGACGCGCGCGGCGACCTGGTCCGCGGCTGGCTGGCCGAGTCCCAGGTCGTGCCGGTCGAGGGCAGCAACGGCGCCGAGCGCACCAGCACCGCGGTGGCCACGCTGGACGAGTCCGGCTCGGCCACCTACGAGTTCGACCTCACCTGGCAGGTTCCGCCGGCGACGGCGGCCGGCGAGGAGACGCTGGCGGTCCACGCCGGATCGATCGCGGCGATTCTCGAACCGGGCGCCACGCAGGTCAGGCAGGTCCTGGACGCGGCGCGCGCCACGTCGACCACCACGTACGACCCGAACGCGCGGCCGGCGATCATGGGCGCGCCCGACGACGTGCGCCCGCGCGTCGAGGCGCTGGTGGAGCTCTCCGACGTGGTCAAGGTGAGCGACGAGGACCTGGCCTGGCTCTACCCGGGCACCGACCCGGTGGCCGTCGCCCGCGACTGGCAGCGCGGCACGCCCGCGCTCGTCGTCGTCACCTTCGGCGGCAAGGGCGCGGTGGCCGTGTCCGACGCCGGGGAGGTCGAGGCCGTGGCCCCGCGCGTCGAGGTGGTCGACACCGTGGGTGCCGGCGACTCGTTCATGGGCGCCCTGATCGACGGCCTGTGGGAGCACGGCCTGCTGGGCGCCGCCCGGCGGGACGCGCTGAACGCCGTCGACGCGGACACGGTGCGGCAGCTCCTGGAGCGCTGCGTCGCCGTCGCCGCGATCACCGTTTCCCGCGCGGGCGCCAACCCGCCGCGTCGTCAGGAGGTAGGCCTGTGA
- a CDS encoding epoxide hydrolase family protein: MTENTALTPFRIAVPQADLDDLHDRLARTRRPLPVPGRDDRTDFSRGIPQAYLTELAEYWRDGFDWRAQEAALNAYEQVTTVVDGQTFHVVHARSANPDATPLILSHGWPGSFVEYQRLIPLLTDAFHVVIPSLPGFGFSTPLSGTGWDLARTTEAYAEIMTRLGYERFAAHGTDIGAGTTGRLAALYPERVIGTHVGSDGRSLGMVGDKFPYPEGLSDDEIAQIEAIRAKDVAERGYFEIQNHRPDTIGAALVDSPVGQLAWIAEKFQTWTNPALPTPDESVDRDQLLTNVSLYWFTRSGASSAQFYWESEHSGLDWIAPSGVPAAWIVFDTHPLMRRALDPWNAVSHWSEHAVGGHFPAMEEPEILAADIRAFFASLT; encoded by the coding sequence ATGACCGAGAACACCGCACTCACCCCGTTCCGCATCGCCGTACCGCAGGCCGATCTCGACGACCTGCACGACCGGCTCGCCCGCACGCGCCGGCCCCTCCCGGTGCCCGGGCGGGACGACCGGACGGACTTCAGCCGCGGCATCCCGCAGGCGTACCTGACGGAGCTCGCCGAGTACTGGCGCGACGGGTTCGACTGGCGCGCCCAGGAGGCGGCGCTCAACGCGTACGAGCAGGTCACCACCGTCGTCGACGGCCAGACGTTCCACGTGGTGCACGCGCGCTCGGCGAACCCGGACGCCACGCCGCTGATCCTCAGCCACGGCTGGCCGGGCTCGTTCGTGGAGTACCAGCGGCTGATCCCGCTGCTCACCGACGCGTTCCACGTGGTCATCCCGTCGCTGCCGGGCTTCGGGTTCTCGACGCCGCTGTCGGGCACCGGCTGGGACCTGGCCCGCACCACCGAGGCGTACGCCGAGATCATGACCCGGCTCGGGTACGAGCGGTTCGCCGCGCACGGCACCGACATCGGCGCGGGCACCACAGGCCGGCTCGCCGCGCTCTACCCGGAGCGCGTCATCGGCACCCACGTCGGCAGCGACGGCCGGTCGCTCGGCATGGTCGGCGACAAGTTCCCCTACCCCGAGGGGCTGTCCGACGACGAGATCGCGCAGATCGAGGCGATCCGCGCCAAGGACGTGGCCGAGCGCGGCTACTTCGAGATACAGAACCACCGCCCCGACACGATCGGCGCGGCCCTGGTCGACTCCCCCGTGGGCCAGCTCGCGTGGATCGCCGAGAAGTTCCAGACCTGGACCAACCCCGCGCTCCCGACCCCGGACGAGTCGGTCGACCGCGACCAGCTCCTGACGAACGTGAGCCTGTACTGGTTCACCCGCAGCGGCGCCTCCAGCGCACAGTTCTACTGGGAGTCGGAGCACTCCGGCCTCGACTGGATCGCGCCGTCGGGCGTGCCCGCCGCCTGGATCGTCTTCGACACGCACCCGCTGATGCGCCGCGCCCTGGACCCGTGGAACGCCGTCAGCCACTGGAGCGAGCACGCCGTGGGCGGGCACTTCCCGGCGATGGAGGAGCCGGAGATCCTGGCGGCGGACATCCGCGCCTTCTTCGCGAGCCTCACCTGA
- a CDS encoding HAD family hydrolase has protein sequence MATIRHVLFDADGVLQEIRGGFYAAAEPLLGEHARPVLDEASERERPLLAGDEDFLPVLAQVLREQGLDVAAADLYAAVWQNTELSAPSFDLVRRLRAAGYGIHLGTNQVRRRADYMRAELGYEELFDVRLYSCDLGVAKPDPGFFEKAATRIGAGPAEILFVDDHAANVAGARSTGMAAVHWHLDEGHDALVERLAEHGVRPAD, from the coding sequence GTGGCGACCATCCGACATGTCCTGTTCGACGCCGACGGAGTGCTCCAGGAGATCCGCGGCGGCTTCTACGCCGCCGCCGAGCCGCTGCTGGGCGAGCACGCGCGCCCCGTGCTGGACGAGGCGTCCGAGCGCGAGCGGCCGCTCCTGGCCGGTGACGAGGACTTCCTGCCGGTGCTCGCGCAGGTGCTGCGGGAGCAGGGTCTCGACGTCGCGGCCGCCGACCTCTACGCGGCGGTGTGGCAGAACACCGAGCTGTCGGCGCCGTCGTTCGACCTGGTCCGGCGCCTGCGCGCGGCCGGCTACGGCATCCACCTCGGGACCAACCAGGTGCGCCGCCGGGCCGACTACATGCGTGCGGAGCTCGGGTACGAGGAGCTGTTCGACGTGCGCCTGTACTCCTGCGACCTCGGTGTCGCGAAGCCGGACCCGGGCTTCTTCGAGAAGGCGGCCACCCGGATCGGCGCCGGGCCCGCCGAGATCCTCTTCGTCGACGACCACGCGGCCAACGTGGCCGGCGCCCGGTCCACCGGGATGGCCGCGGTGCACTGGCACCTCGACGAGGGCCACGACGCGCTCGTGGAGCGGCTCGCCGAGCACGGGGTCCGCCCCGCCGACTGA
- the xseA gene encoding exodeoxyribonuclease VII large subunit produces the protein MTEPTQQALPTELPRKALDTTPTSPWPVRVLSEKIKGYIDKMPPVWVEGQVVQFNLRPGSGMQWLTLRDTDADASLPVTIFSRVLGTLAQPPAEGDHVVVHAKPVFWTKRGTLQMQANEIKAVGVGELLARIEALKKVLAAEGLFDASRKRSLPFLPAVVGLVCGRESKAEHDVVVNARARWPQVRFEIREVAVQGVNAVREVSAAVAELDQDPRVDVIVVARGGGSVEDLLPFSNEALVRAVAQARTPLVSAIGHETDAPLLDLVADYRASTPTDAAKRIVPDVSEERLRLTQARSRMRGAVASMLDREQRGLDGVRSRPVLAVPQTMLESRERDVRQAVRHARHALDALLLRAGGEIGRLGAQVRALSPASTLERGYAVVQRADGHVVRHPDDVEVGAGLHVRLAEGALDAEVTATRA, from the coding sequence GTGACGGAACCCACCCAGCAGGCCCTCCCGACCGAGCTCCCCCGCAAGGCGCTCGACACCACGCCCACCAGCCCCTGGCCGGTGCGCGTGCTCTCGGAGAAGATCAAGGGCTACATCGACAAGATGCCGCCGGTCTGGGTCGAGGGCCAGGTGGTGCAGTTCAACCTGCGGCCCGGCTCCGGCATGCAGTGGCTGACACTGCGCGACACGGACGCCGACGCGTCGCTGCCCGTGACGATCTTCTCGCGCGTCCTCGGCACCCTGGCGCAGCCCCCCGCCGAGGGCGACCACGTGGTGGTGCACGCCAAGCCCGTCTTCTGGACCAAGCGCGGCACGCTGCAGATGCAGGCCAACGAGATCAAGGCCGTGGGCGTGGGCGAGCTGCTGGCCCGCATCGAGGCCCTGAAGAAGGTCCTCGCGGCCGAGGGCCTGTTCGACGCCTCCCGCAAGCGCAGCCTGCCGTTCCTGCCCGCCGTCGTGGGGCTGGTGTGCGGGCGCGAGTCCAAGGCGGAGCACGACGTCGTCGTCAACGCCCGGGCGCGCTGGCCCCAGGTGCGGTTCGAGATCCGCGAGGTCGCCGTGCAGGGCGTCAACGCCGTGCGCGAGGTGTCGGCCGCGGTCGCAGAGCTCGACCAGGACCCGCGGGTCGACGTCATCGTCGTGGCCCGCGGCGGCGGCTCGGTCGAGGACCTGCTGCCGTTCAGCAACGAGGCGCTGGTGCGCGCCGTCGCGCAGGCCCGAACGCCCCTGGTCAGCGCGATCGGCCACGAGACCGACGCACCGCTGCTCGACCTGGTCGCCGACTACCGCGCCTCCACCCCCACCGACGCCGCCAAGCGCATCGTGCCCGACGTCTCCGAGGAGCGGCTCCGGCTCACCCAGGCCCGCTCGCGGATGCGCGGCGCGGTCGCGTCGATGCTGGACCGCGAGCAGCGCGGGCTCGACGGCGTCCGCTCGCGGCCGGTGCTCGCCGTGCCGCAGACCATGCTGGAGTCGCGCGAGCGGGACGTCCGCCAGGCGGTCCGGCACGCCCGGCACGCCCTCGACGCGCTGCTCCTGCGCGCCGGCGGCGAGATCGGCCGGCTCGGCGCCCAGGTCAGGGCGCTGTCACCGGCCTCGACGCTGGAGCGTGGCTACGCCGTCGTGCAGCGGGCGGACGGCCACGTGGTGCGGCACCCCGACGACGTCGAGGTCGGCGCCGGCCTCCACGTGCGCCTCGCCGAGGGCGCGCTGGACGCGGAGGTCACCGCGACGAGGGCCTAG
- a CDS encoding SDR family oxidoreductase: MKIVVIGGTGLVGSQVVKNLTAHGHEAVAAAPQTGVNTLTGEGLDEVLEGAQVVVDLSNSPSFAEEDVTSFFRTSTTNVLEAEKRAGVQHHVILSIVGADGIDSGYMRAKVLQEDLVKASGAGWSIIRSTQFFEFLASIADTGTVDGVVHIAPVRFQPIASADVAKFVGRTAAGTPLGATIEIAGPETFGFDEIVRKHLATKDDTREVVADPSATYFGAELKDAELVPAGEAQLGEISYDQWRAAQA; this comes from the coding sequence ATGAAGATCGTGGTCATCGGCGGCACGGGCCTCGTCGGCAGCCAGGTCGTCAAGAACCTGACGGCGCACGGGCACGAGGCGGTCGCAGCGGCGCCGCAGACCGGCGTCAACACCCTGACGGGCGAGGGCCTGGACGAGGTCCTCGAAGGAGCGCAGGTCGTGGTCGACCTCAGCAACTCGCCCTCGTTCGCGGAGGAGGACGTCACCAGCTTCTTCCGTACCTCGACGACGAACGTCCTCGAGGCCGAGAAGAGGGCCGGCGTGCAGCACCACGTGATCCTCTCGATCGTGGGCGCCGACGGCATCGACTCCGGCTACATGCGCGCCAAGGTGCTGCAGGAGGACCTGGTCAAGGCCTCCGGCGCGGGCTGGTCGATCATCCGGTCCACCCAGTTCTTCGAGTTCCTCGCGTCGATCGCCGACACGGGGACCGTCGACGGCGTCGTGCACATCGCGCCCGTCCGCTTCCAGCCGATCGCCTCGGCCGACGTCGCGAAGTTCGTCGGCCGCACCGCCGCGGGCACGCCGCTCGGCGCGACCATCGAGATCGCCGGACCGGAGACCTTCGGGTTCGACGAGATCGTGCGCAAGCATCTCGCCACGAAGGACGACACCCGCGAGGTCGTCGCCGACCCGAGCGCGACCTACTTCGGGGCGGAGCTCAAGGACGCCGAGCTCGTACCCGCCGGCGAGGCCCAGCTCGGCGAGATCAGCTACGACCAGTGGCGGGCGGCTCAGGCGTAG
- a CDS encoding RNA polymerase sigma-70 factor → MTSDVGTLDDAADVFSSSRRRLFGIAYRMLGSAAEAEDVVQETWVRWQTTDRSAVINPQAFLTTAATRLAINVLQSARSRRETYIGPWLPEPVDTSADPTLGAERAEALDTAVLVLLERLTPTERAAYVLREAFDYGYPEIAQIVGVSPTATRQLVSRARKHLASERKNTVSDTARRDLLEAFLAAARVGDVARLEKLLAEDVVTRADSNGRAKHVARVAVRGRNKVARVLSSFAEIFWAGITTRPIEVNGTEGFAMERDGELVGVLSVTVSGEGVQELMWQMNPDKTEPLRRAWADQAAPEAGVGEATPEPPATGRS, encoded by the coding sequence ATGACCAGCGATGTGGGCACGCTCGACGACGCCGCGGACGTCTTCTCGTCGTCCAGGAGGCGGCTGTTCGGCATCGCGTACCGCATGCTCGGGTCCGCGGCGGAGGCCGAGGACGTGGTGCAGGAGACCTGGGTGCGGTGGCAGACGACGGACCGGTCCGCCGTGATCAACCCGCAGGCGTTCCTGACGACGGCGGCGACCCGGCTGGCGATCAACGTGCTGCAGAGCGCGCGGTCGCGGCGGGAGACGTACATCGGTCCGTGGCTGCCCGAGCCGGTGGACACGAGCGCCGACCCGACGCTGGGCGCGGAACGTGCGGAGGCCCTGGACACGGCCGTGCTGGTGCTGCTCGAACGGCTCACCCCCACGGAGCGCGCCGCGTACGTGCTGCGCGAGGCGTTCGACTACGGGTACCCGGAGATCGCCCAGATCGTGGGTGTCTCCCCCACCGCGACCCGCCAGCTCGTGAGCCGGGCCCGCAAGCACCTCGCCTCCGAGCGGAAGAACACGGTGAGCGACACGGCCCGCCGTGACCTGCTGGAGGCGTTCCTCGCCGCGGCCCGGGTGGGCGACGTCGCCCGGCTGGAGAAGCTGCTCGCCGAGGACGTCGTGACCCGCGCCGACAGCAACGGCCGTGCCAAGCACGTGGCCCGCGTCGCGGTCCGGGGCCGGAACAAGGTGGCCCGTGTCCTGTCGTCGTTCGCGGAGATCTTCTGGGCGGGCATCACCACGCGCCCGATCGAGGTCAACGGCACCGAGGGCTTCGCGATGGAGCGGGACGGCGAGCTGGTCGGCGTCCTGTCCGTCACGGTGTCCGGCGAGGGCGTGCAGGAGCTGATGTGGCAGATGAACCCCGACAAGACCGAACCGCTCCGGCGGGCCTGGGCGGACCAGGCCGCGCCGGAGGCCGGCGTCGGGGAGGCTACGCCTGAGCCGCCCGCCACTGGTCGTAGCTGA
- a CDS encoding exodeoxyribonuclease VII small subunit → MSTDAATEAGDPVKAPDVASLSYEQARDELVQVVGRLEAGGEPLEASLALWERGEALAARCQEWLDGARERLAAAQNASTTTPDSPEEAE, encoded by the coding sequence GTGAGTACAGATGCTGCGACCGAAGCAGGCGACCCGGTGAAGGCCCCCGACGTCGCCTCCCTCAGCTACGAGCAGGCGCGCGACGAGCTCGTGCAGGTCGTCGGCCGGCTGGAGGCCGGCGGCGAACCGCTGGAGGCATCCCTCGCGCTCTGGGAGCGTGGTGAGGCCCTGGCCGCCCGCTGCCAGGAGTGGCTCGACGGCGCCCGCGAGCGCCTCGCCGCCGCGCAGAACGCGTCGACGACGACGCCCGACTCCCCGGAGGAGGCCGAGTGA